The nucleotide sequence TTGTACTTCACCATCCAAGTGAAGTACAAATTCATTcataatgcatagctgtcaacttttccccttttttaagggaaattcccttattccgaataggattcctcacaagaaaagggaaaagttgacagctatgcataatgGGAAAATGTGGTGGGGGAGAAAACTGCCCACTGGTTTGACATTGGGTGCTGTGGCCCTCACTAAagggtccgccccccccccccaagtgtggtATAATGATGCATGATACACAACTATGAGGGAATCTTGCAGTATGTGTATATAATTTATGCAGTGGTCAGGGTTCACCTTCCACATGTTGGTTGGTGTCTGTTGCGGTTACGGTAATGATAAGGAGGTCCTTGATCCCGCACAAGTTTTCTTCTACTATGGTCAAGCGGATCTCTTTACAGTCTCCAACATCAAGTGCAAGGTCTCCAAACTGTGCACCACAGACTACAGTATGCTGCAAATCCTTCCTCTGCTGCTAAGTGTAGATTTCAGCAGTCTTGGCAATGGTCCAAAGGCAACTGAGCGCCATTGTGACCTCTCTCCTTTTGACCTGTCCTTCCAGTATGGAGCTGAGCAGGAATGAATAGTCCAAAGATAGCCACGCCACCTCAACCACTTCCCACTGGGAattaaaatagtagtagtagtagtaataataataataataattctgaccTGTTTCTTTATTATTGAGAATTGTGTGCACTGCTTCAGACTGTCCCAATCTTCATATAGTGTGAAGCTAACCATTGTAAGTACTGCGGGGCTTGCTTACCAGTGAGTATGTAGCCTTAACCTTTTTATCTCTCTAGGAACACAAGGGTATTCACCGGGCTTGTTGGGAGACTGCTCTATTGAAGATTATGGCAAAATCTGGAGGAAAAGGAGTGAATCTAAAAGACAAACTGGAGGGCAATGAGTTGGACTTGAGCTTGTGTGACCTGAATGAGGTGCCAGTGAAAGAACTGGTTGGTATCTCTGTAGAATAAGCCAAATAATTCTGTAATACTTTGTAGCCTGCATAAACGTACAGGTTCTTGTAAAATGGTAAACTGGTTAGTCTGTTGCTCCGCCAGAATTTTAATATGTACTTTTAAAATTTGCTTTCAACTAGTAGGGTCTCTGTGACCAACCAAAAATGGGTGGTCATTGGGATCGATCATACTGATTCGCCAAAGTGCAGCTAGTTTCGGTCCTCACCAGAAATAAAGGGATGTTTGCCATGGTGAGTGGATTGTAAGAAGATAGCAATTTTTGATTCCGCCCTGCCCCGCTCAGAAAATAGGAAACAAATTGATAATGACCATGTAAGCAGAAAGCTTTACCTAGCAGGACAGCCAGTCTACTTaaaagacaaaaataatttgttcATAATTCATTTGACAAATCTTGCAATGAAATATATAAATCAGTGTCAACATCGAAGTGTATGTATGATAAAGAAGCATTTAGGAAACATAGCTAGTTTAGTTGATTGAAGTTGTGGGAGTTTGATCCATATTGTGGCAGCTGTAGAATTCTGAAAACTCCCATTTCTAGAATAAAGGTCCATGATGCAATACTAATATTTCATATGCCAATAGTCACTGTTAAAATGTGCATTGTAGACAAATGATAGATCTATGCTACAATCCAAACTACACATGCTAGGAAGTTAAGCATGCTAGGTCCTTCTGAGGAAACAAgtctaggattgcactgctaatttGGTTCTTTGGTTCTTTTTTCAGGCAGGGCTTTCAAAGGCTACCATTTTAGATTTGTCCTGCAACAACCTTACTACTTTGCCAGTAAGTTTCAACTGTGTCCCATCTACAAACTTTTTATATAGAAGCATATATAATAATGCAATCTAATCCTActcttgaatgcagaaggtggaCTGTACTTAAGTGTAGGATGAGgttgcattattatttattaacgtTTGTACTACTTAGAGGGTGAGACTGtatacatttttaatatatacCACGGGATGTAGTAATAGCTGCAGTTCTCATATCCCCTGGTAAGAGTGAATGTTGATGCCACAGTCACTAGAAGGGCAATTTCGACCAATGACTTATTGTAAAAGATAGATGCAAGGACAGCTACTTACTTTCCGAGAGCACAGATACAAGTTTTGATGGCAGATACTTTCCTCTCAGAGTGGATAAATAGCAAGAGTAATGATGCATATCTTTGAGTTACACGTCTCTCTGCCAGGGTGTTGGGGAGAGATTGATACTAAGGGGCTTTGCGGTTAAAGGGTAGAACTGAAGGATCAATGGTTTGTTGTCTCTTTTCCTTTAGAAGATGCTTTGTGTGTATCTTCCTCCACTTGCAGGCCTAGCATTAGAGAGAATGGCTCCTTCACGTGAATAGCTTGGGTGAGAGATTGGGCTGCCGTAGGTCTTTGGAAATCCTTAACCGTATCTGTAACTGCTCAGCTTGCTAAATGCCTCAGCTTTGGGTTAAGAAGGTGGTTGGACTCTATTTCACTTGTGTTTTTGGTTGCAGTCAGAATTCTGCAGCTTGACCCACCTGGTGAAATTGGACCTTAGTAAAAACCAGCTTCAGCAACTGCCTTCGGACTTTGGTCGCTTGGTCAACTTGCAACACCTGGACCTCCTGAACAATCGATTAGTTAccttgccagtcagttttgcacaACTCAAGGTAATGTTTTCACTCTCCAACTCGTGCATTAAGAAAGACATTGAGCTTCAGCTCAGAACATTTTTGAGATTTATCTGAGGCTTACTTCCCTGGTGGAAATCAAATGTTCCTGGTGGCAGAGAGGTGAAAGTTCAGATCTTTATTGCCATTAATCTGAGGCTCTGGAGAAACCTTGGTAGTTTGAGCAAGCTCTTGGCAAAAATTATCTACCTCTCCATGCGTGATAGTATTGGGTGGCTGTCTACTTATGGTTTGACCTGTTAGAACAGCATTTCTCAAGCTGTGTTCCATGGTGTTCCCcatgaatgaaaaaaataatgtaCAATAATGGCAAACGAGCATGCACTGTGTATTTCACTCAATGAATCGTCCTGGGAATCCTTATCCCTTCTTTCATTTTCTTGCCATGCTTTCCAGGGGTTAAACCAATAGTAGTTGGTGGGGTTGCCTACCTGGCTTCCCAATATACCTGGACATAATTTTCCATTCCGtctttttgttttgctggtttttgttaaacttggggggggggagttaataaATAaacttggttcccccccccaaaaaaagagaaaatcatAACAAATGATTTGCTCTCCTTTTCTCTGCGTTTCCCTTTTTCAGAACCTGAAGTGGCTGGATCTGAAGGACAACCCTCTGGAGGCTGCCCTGGCGAAGGTAGCTGGAGATTGCTTGGATGAAAAGCAATGTAAACAGGCTGCCACCCGGGTAAAGCAATTTATTCTCAGTTACTTTCCTTCTCTAGTCGGCTGACTGCTTGTATTTATCCTCTCATGAATTTTTATGCATCCCAGTCCTAGGCTCAGTTTGTGTCATAAACCAAAGATTAAAACTAAACCTAAAAAGAAATGCACAAATGCTTTACTGTTATGGATGTTAACCTTACCATACTGCTACCGGTATATACATTTGGACTAGAAATACAAAATTGGCTCAGAGCTTGTAGTGGGCAACATGGGAGGAATTTGGAACACATATTTTTACATGCAAGCATTAGGGTAATCAGAGTAGTACACTGTTGCACTGGTATTTTGGATATGGGAAGAGATGTACGTATGTGTTAGATTGCTAATCTGACTGCCAAATCTGCCTTTTTTACTCAATGGTATTCAAGAGCAAACAGGGAggaaacttcctttttttttgaaaGGCCATGTATTAGCAATTAACTTGTTGCTAATTTCTAGGGGTTGGTGGGTCtacacccctccccccatgccATGTGTGACcatgcttgcttgcttcattCTTCTGGAATTAGCTCTGCAGGCATCTCTTGTTTTTGATAGGGTTGGTCCTGTCTTCGGGGAATGAGGGCGCTGAACCACACAGCACTTGAATTTTCTAATTCTATATAAGTGGTCAGAAAGACAGCTCTCCTCAAAGGCAGGTTGGCCAAATCAACTGAACTTTCATAAACTGTCTTTCCTTAGTTTGCCTTGGTTGCATATTAAACGAGatgctgttacagtggtaccttggttcttgaacggcttagctgctgaacaaatcagctcccgaatgttttttggaagccgaacgtccgacgcggcttccgcttgagtgcaggaagctcctgcagccaatcggaagccatgccttggttttcgaatagtTTTGGGAGCtgagattaagttcgagaaccaaggtaccactgtacatcccttATGCTGGTTGTGGCAATACATTCTCTCTGCTTCTTGTAATTGTGAAAGCTAATCGCACTTCTTGAATCTCAAAAGGTACTCCAGCATATGAGTGCCATACAATCTGAGCTGGATCGTGAGAAGCAACGAAAACTACAGGCAGAGCGAGGTAGGCTTAGTAACCCTAGTTCTTtccatgccccctaaatctgctctgggggaacccccagaacacgtttgggtggcatgcatggggaggagggggaagtctCGTTGCAATGAGTGGACCACATTCCCTAcagcagaggtcggcaacctgcggcccacaAAGACtgttttaccggcccacaagccacccgCATGGCACGGAGACTAGccaagtggtgccggaaatggcatctgcacatATACCAGaaaccgcgtctgcgcatgtctagatgccggaaattgcttctgcacaggcgcggggactcgccgagtggtgtCAGAAATGGCACCTGCGCATATACCAGaaaccgcgtctgcgcatgtccagatgccgaaaatcgcttctgcgcaggtgcgtttttcagcatctgggcatgcgcagaagcgatttcgaGAATCACGCTGCACCAGTCCAGCCCACAGACGATCTCCATGGGATTGATCTGAcccatggccagtaaaccttgctgacccctgccctacacaCAAGCCTCACTTAGtgctacactgaattccaccctcagtctctcccctcacccaaCTGCCGGGAGCCCATTTCACAACTCTTATCATGTGACcgttggggaggggaaatgattAACCTGTGATGACCCTTCACCTTAGAAATGATCACATGAATCAGTTCTCTGCCACTAAGTTTATACTTagtcttgcattaaaaaaattaatgtaacTGAAATGGAGACTTGTACATATTACGAGCATTATCCTGGAATCATTTCTACTTTTATGAGTTGTGGTTCTTCCAGCTTTCCATTTGCTGTACTTTTGTAGGCATGTTATTATCCAATCTATTTGAAGCCATGGCGCCATTGCCCAGAAATTGGATTAGATTATCTTCAAGGTCATTCTATCTCTCTACGCCTAGCCTATCCCTTTTAAGCAGAATAAACAGTTACAGAGGCAGATGTTGGTTTAAACCCAGGTCAGACCCAGTCGTATGCAAAGTGGATGGTGGCAGGGAGAGGTCTGAGCTTTGGAGCAAAAGGGTGTCTGGATTTAGGGGAGGTGAACTCCTGTCCTTGCTCACTGCCTGCCACCCAGCAGCTTCTTCATAGCCAAACTCCGATACCGCAAgagaaaagaatggaaaatggAGGGGGAGTTTGGCACTCCTTGGCCACGGGTCACATGATCTTGTGATTAGGACCCCCTTTTCACATGTGATTGGGGAGAACTATGCATTTCATCCCCCTTGCTTGTCCCGCATTTTGGGTGTAACCCTCCACAACACTAATGAACTCAACCAACATTTCCCAGGCGCCACTTCCGTCATTCAGGTGGAAGATGGTTCATAATCCCAATCAGTAATCTGATGTTAAATAACCTTTTAACACGTTTTAAACAATGTGCAGTACCTTTGGTCACAGTCCCTAAAGGATTCTTTGGTATTACTTCTTATCACACTGAACCGGGTGATGCATTTAATATTTTCCTGTTGTGATCCGTGAAGAGAAACTACTGCCTGTACTGGATGCACTTATTCCCTATACAGTTGTATCTTGGGagctgaacggaatccgttccagaagtccatttgacttccaaggtgcggcttccgattggctgcaggagcttcctgcagccaatcggaacccccgccggacattcggcttccaaaagaatgttcgcaaaccagaacactcacttccgggtttgcggcatttgggagtcaaaatgtttGACTGCTaaggcgttcgtcaaccaaggtacgactgtattacgaTACAGTATTAAGTTCACCCGTTCAGCATGACAGTAGGGCTTACAGGGTGCAAAACACAGGAGATTCTTAAAGCACCTTGCAGCTGCATCTCtcctcctttggggggggggtcagggtaGCAACCACTGCCACATTATTGTACCAGATGCAGAAGTAAACGATGGAAGTGTTTTCTGGAGCATATGGACATTTTCTGTTTGTACGGTATACTCAGAGCTGGAGAAGAAGCGTGAAGCGCAGCAGCGAGTGAGGGAAGCCCAAGAGAGGGAACTCCGGAAGCGGGAAAAGGCTGAAGAGAAAGAACGGCGAAGGCGGGAGTATGATGCTATGAGAGCGGTAAAGCAGGAAATGGCAACACAATCAAGGAAAGAAAAAGACGAGAATCCAagtaagtttttattattatattaaaatgtatgtgtgagagggagaaatAATGGAAACCAAGAGTAGataggtttgtttaaaaaaaaaatgaaaaccttaCAAAACTTACCTTAAGTACACTTCATAAATTGGCAAAGGAGCAGGtctgtagcttgggggtactcctggatccaacTTTGCTACCGGAGGCTAGTTTTGAGCCCAGGCTAGTTTGCCAGCTAGGGTCCCTTTTGGACAGACATGGTTTGCCCACCACACCCCATGCTCTGttaacttccagattggattattgcaatgcccTTTACATGGGGCTGCTCTTGAAGATGACTCACAAGCTTCAAACGGTTCCAAATGCAGCCGCTAGAGTTCCTTTTAGAGTTGACATGATATCCTCTGTTCTGAAAGCATTGCTTTGGCTGCTTGTTCATTttggggcccaattcaaagtgcttgcattggtgtttaaagccctaaatgacccagGTTCCAATATCTGAAAGGACGCCTCCTTCCTTACAGAACTCCCGCTGGGTGTTAAAATAAACAGAAGGGGTTCTCTTGGTCATTCTGACACGCTCAGTTGGTTTTTGTGGGGCAGGGTGGCTGcctaggagagggcattctctacGGCAGCCCTTATGCTTTAGAACTCCCTTCCCGcagaggtgtgcctggcaccttcattgtatagCTTTTGTCGTACGTCGAAGCCACACCTCTGTACCTTGGCGGCCTTTGACACCTGGGATTTATTTTTaggatgcaacccccccccattcttccgattgtaaattgtttaactgattttaaagtgtttttatattgttgtaaacctgccctgggaccttatggggaagagtgggtaagaaatagaattattgttgttgttgttagatctTACAAACTTTGCGTTGTCACCTGGTTAATAGTTAGGGCAAACCCAAACCATGTTTGGGCATcatttagatcagtgtttcccaaccttgggcctccagctgtttttggactacaactcccatcatcactagttagtaagaccagtggtcagggatgatgggaattgtagtctgaaaacagctggaggcccaaggttgggaaacactgatttagatgCCAATAGTAGCCTCTGCTACTATTAAGAATGTTGCCTGCATTTACAGAGCTTGTGGAGTTGGGGTTAGTCAGCCTGTTAAAgcgtaataaataaattatcattctTTGCCCGTTCTTTGTTCCTGCAGAGGCCTCGCTTTCCtatccatcccacccaccccaacacaaACGTTCCTGGTCCAGAGTTCTATTGAAGAtgctgctgttcctgctgctTGGTGCCCTCAGTACTCTGGCTGTCTGTAAGGTTACAGAGCTGCAGCACCAGCCCATATGCGTCCGTGTGAACATGCTCTATGAGGAGGCACTGTCCCTTTTGCAAAGCCGTGAAATCCTTCGGAACGTACTGCAGCCGAACACGCAGCAGTCCTGAAGGACTCTTTCCCCTTGCCCGTACCAccacctgctttttttttttggttttgttttgtttttgcatcagCGCAGCCAGAATTCCTATGGAATTAAGCTCTGGTGGAAATTGCCTTCAGCCATTCAACGCTGGGT is from Lacerta agilis isolate rLacAgi1 chromosome 2, rLacAgi1.pri, whole genome shotgun sequence and encodes:
- the LRRC59 gene encoding leucine-rich repeat-containing protein 59, with the protein product MAKSGGKGVNLKDKLEGNELDLSLCDLNEVPVKELAGLSKATILDLSCNNLTTLPSEFCSLTHLVKLDLSKNQLQQLPSDFGRLVNLQHLDLLNNRLVTLPVSFAQLKNLKWLDLKDNPLEAALAKVAGDCLDEKQCKQAATRVLQHMSAIQSELDREKQRKLQAERELEKKREAQQRVREAQERELRKREKAEEKERRRREYDAMRAVKQEMATQSRKEKDENPKASLSYPSHPPQHKRSWSRVLLKMLLFLLLGALSTLAVCKVTELQHQPICVRVNMLYEEALSLLQSREILRNVLQPNTQQS